CCTCCAGCCACAGGCCGTCGCCGGGACCGTGCATGCCCGGCGGGTCGAAGAGCGTCGGCGGCTTCGTGTCCAGCCGCAGCGGATGACCTTGCTCGGTCAGCACCAGATCGCACCGCTGCCGGCTCGGCTGCTTCTTGCCGACGCTCGACGGGTAATGCACTTCCCGCGCGACCTCGTGCTTTTTCGACAGCCCCGCGGCAAGCACCTTGTGCAACTCGAGCTCGTCGAGACTGTCCAAGCCGTACACCGCTTGCTCGAGCCGCAGGTCCTCCTCGGCACCGCGCAGCACCTCGATCATGTCGTCCGCGATCTCGTCGAGGTTCCAGCGCATCGCGACACGATACGAACCGCGTCGCGAAGCAACGCAGCTACACGTACGACAACGCGCCTAGCTGCGTTGCTCAGCAACGCGGTTGAGCCGCTCCCAGAAAGAATCGCTCCGCCCAGCGTAGAACCTGTCCAACACCGCGTCGATCACCGCGTTGGTCCGCAGGGCACTGCGGCCGGTGCTCGGACAGGTTTGCTCGCCGGTGCGCAGATCGTGGACGATCGTCGTCGTCAACGGTCGCTGGACGGCGCTCGGCGTAGGCTCCGCGATGAGCCGGGCCTTGTCACCGTGCTGTAACGAGAACGGCTCGGTGCCGAAGCAACTGACGGTGATGCGCCCCTGCGTCCCGGTCAGCGTAAGAACGTCCTCCATCACGCTGCCGGCGAAGTTCCATGTCGCGGTGCCCAGGCAGTCCCGTGCCAAAAAACTCATGCACACGCTGTCCTCGACGGCGTTGTCGGAGTGGTTGCGTGCGTCCCCGGCGACATTATCCAACGGGCCAAGCAAGTGATCGAGCAGGTCGAGCAGGTGGCTGCCGAGGTCAAGGATCAAGCCGCCACCGGACTGCTCTGCCTGCATCCGCCACTCGGTCTGGCGCTGCGGCCGGTGCCGGCGGGTCATGCGGTAGTCGACGTGCGTGAGCGTGCCGAGCTCGCCGTCGTCGATGAGCTGCTTCACCCGCACCCACCGCGGCAGGCACCGCCGGTAGTACGCCACCCACAACGGTAAACCCGCCGCCTCGAACGCCGCACACATCCGCTTGCACTCAGCGGCGCTGCGCGCCATCGGCTTCTCCACCAACAACGGCTTACCCGCCGCCGCGCACCGCAACGCCAGTTCACAGTGCGACCCCGGCGGCGTCGCGATGTGCACCGCGTCCACCGCCGGATCATCCAACACCGCATCGACCGAATCCGACCACCTTGGCACG
This is a stretch of genomic DNA from Planctomycetota bacterium. It encodes these proteins:
- a CDS encoding Gfo/Idh/MocA family oxidoreductase; amino-acid sequence: MAFTISQNDGRDIGWGILGCGDVCEVKGGPNALNQPGSRVVHVMRRTAGRAEDFARRHDVPRWSDSVDAVLDDPAVDAVHIATPPGSHCELALRCAAAGKPLLVEKPMARSAAECKRMCAAFEAAGLPLWVAYYRRCLPRWVRVKQLIDDGELGTLTHVDYRMTRRHRPQRQTEWRMQAEQSGGGLILDLGSHLLDLLDHLLGPLDNVAGDARNHSDNAVEDSVCMSFLARDCLGTATWNFAGSVMEDVLTLTGTQGRITVSCFGTEPFSLQHGDKARLIAEPTPSAVQRPLTTTIVHDLRTGEQTCPSTGRSALRTNAVIDAVLDRFYAGRSDSFWERLNRVAEQRS